In Aythya fuligula isolate bAytFul2 chromosome 14, bAytFul2.pri, whole genome shotgun sequence, the following proteins share a genomic window:
- the SIMC1 gene encoding SUMO-interacting motif-containing protein 1, which yields MAAAPFLTEAATDGGRSPQQRRHRLLLRRRHHHRESPAEIIDLTHEDTSTEATPWSSVTVIDLTNEDSCSPPPPTDCADWEPAGPARHTSHPRLCFATKQEREAAKGLRPAAPQHDAPAYPCAAADTAGTAENEGCCSPASSHHSSFCSPEQNCSTTTFNSDLGSLASMLLDPDLFSLSPSSLHSSSCGNCGTEEETPHTSQLEELPTSPSPVPGNIATSPGKAKGPLLEEGDSALKTATQQATSTPDRTTADSTVWLNKLRYFRRSGVHHLPFHGLTRNREKLQQKAELIPSRRMSMVQTTIEENFLEGTLHLLNDFVSGQHYPPKETISHLVRHILLNPHQGEVLKDTYVLLMKIQMLHPATTSTVGWDWALLKYIMEDQPHTISVCPQEKPPGRLLFLQYVVQTLQDDFQKNLQLRLLQRSIAKKVLSCNECFSNVKEVVEWLVAAVTGIGFSQPQEAEGTHSAAAQAECSSPAARPCSTGGAEALPSTVFAQKAMFLLQRMLSMAVEVDRSPNCNSYKIADLIFPFILNIPVRSQREALLNSMDSHLLRCKLLEMMFHHSCDVPTTLPLSLSKILYFLGHSSVLLQYQDDVATWQRWDEMLEYLSLLLISYQNVILDHLRSSLYERMDLIIQKAKPRLQDDDEISHLDIYLKTEDFLSRMQQLLGQPFPLQIKEKVCMIQQLFLIFTAT from the exons GAGATTATTGATCTGACCCATGAGGACACAAGCACAGAGGCGACGCCGTGGAGCAGCGTCACCGTCATCGACCTGACGAATGAAGACTCATGCAGCCCTCCTCCGCCCACGGACTGTGCCGACTGGGAGCCTGCTGGCCCAGCCAGACACACGTCCCATCCCAGGCTTTGCTTTGCCACAAAGCAAGAAAGGGAGGCGGCGAAGGGGCTGAGGCCCGCAGCACCCCAGCACGACGCTCCTGCATACCCCTGTGCTGCCGCAGACACGGCAGGAACGGCGGAGAACgagggctgctgctctcctgcctccagccaccacagctccttctgcagcccGGAGCAGAACTGCAGCACCACCACGTTTAACAGCGACTTGGGCTCCCTGGCCAGCATGCTGCTGGACCCAGACCTCTTCTCCCTGTCCCCCTCCagtctgcacagcagcagctgtggaaaCTGCGGCACAGAGGAGGAGACTCCCCACACCTCCCAGCTAGAGGAGCTCCCCACAAGTCCGAGCCCTGTCCCAGGCAACATCGCCACAAGCCCAGGGAAGGCCAAAGGGCCTTTGCTGGAAGAGGGGGACTCAGCACTAAAAACAGCAACCCAGCAAGCGACCTCGACCCCAGACAGGACCACGGCTGACAGCACGGTCTGGCTGAACAAACTGCGCTATTTCAGGAGGAGCGGAGTCCACCACCTCCCCTTCCACGGCTTAACACGCAACAGGGAAAAGCTGCAG CAGAAAGCCGAGCTCATCCCCAGCAGGAGGATGAGCATGGTGCAGACCACCATAGAGGAGAATTTCCTGGAGGGCACCTTGCATTTACTGAACGACTTCGTCTCCGGCCAGCACTACCCTCCCAAAGAAACCATCTCCCACCTGGTCAGGCACATCCTGCTGAACCCCCACCAGGGGGAAGTGCTGAAGGACACCTACGTGCTGCTGATGAAGATCCAAAT GCTCCATccagccaccaccagcaccGTGGGATGGGACTGGGCGCTGCTGAAGTACATCATGGAGGACCAG CCTCACACCATCTCTGTCTGCCCCCAGGAGAAGCCCCCTGGCCGCCTGCTCTTCCTGCAGTACGTGGTGCAGACCCTGCAGGATGACTTCCAGAAGAACCTGCAGCTGCGCCTGCTGCAGAGGTCAATTGCCAAGAAAGTGCTTTCCTGTAACGAGTGCTTCAGCAACGTGAA gGAGGTGGTCGAATGGTTGGTGGCGGCAGTGACAGGAATCGGGttctcccagccccaggaggcGGAGGGGACGCACTCGGCAGCAGCGCAGGCTGAATGCAGCTCACCCGCAGCGAGGCCGTGCAGCACTGGCGGGGCAGAGGCGCTCCCATCAACCGTCTTCGCCCAGAA GGCAATGTTCCTGCTCCAGCGGATGCTGTCCATGGCGGTGGAAGTGGACAGATCTCCCAACTGCAACTCCTACAAGATCGCTGATTTAATATTCCCATTCATTCTGAATATTCCTGTGAGGAGCCAAAG GGAAGCTCTGTTAAACAGCATGGATAGCCACCTCCTGCGCTGCAAACTGCTGGAGATGATGTTCCATCACAGTTGTGACGTGCCCACAACCTTGCCCTTGTCTCTGTCCAAGATCCTGTATTTTCTGGGCCACTCGTCTGTGCTGCTTCAGTACCAG GATGACGTAGCAACGTGGCAGAGATGGGACGAAATGCTGGAATACTTGAGTTTGCTGCTAATAAGTTACCAAAACGTAATACTGG ACCACTTACGGAGCTCACTCTATGAGCGGATGGACTTGATCATTCAGAAAGCCAAGCCCAGGCTCCAGGATGACGATGAGATCAGCCACCTGGACATCTACCTGAAGACAGAGGACTTCCTCAGCCGaatgcagcagctcctggggcagccctTCCCGCTGCAGATCAAGGAGAAAGTGTGCATGATCCAGCAGCTGTTTCTCATCTTCACTGCTACCTGA